The proteins below are encoded in one region of Labeo rohita strain BAU-BD-2019 chromosome 15, IGBB_LRoh.1.0, whole genome shotgun sequence:
- the kcnj13 gene encoding inward rectifier potassium channel 13 produces MTSTTSDQKAASSPLMVKPHRQRLVSKDGRSLMQGSAPGSRETWFGALRDMWGTWLALRWRWVVLAFCGSFLLHWLLFAVLWYLLARVNGDLDVADHDSPPPGHVLCVKHVTGFTAAFSFALETQLTIGYGTMYPNADCPTAIALLALQMLLGLMLEAFITGAFVAKFSRPQKRCGGILFSPQAVVCEVKGQRCLMFRVCNLLPRPLVDVCVSAVLYEERDDHELHQTAMEFSVDNLGPRPCPLFLSPLTFYHPLTPSSPLNNVPNTKHFELVVFLTASQESTGSGYHKRTSYLSDEIQYGSCFAKVTSRHGKGRSKAESMRYFDTQPCPLTLPNTHTSDALEKEHVVVQINGEGSDRVE; encoded by the exons ATGACAAGCACTACCAGCGACCAAAAGGCCGCCTCCTCCCCCCTGATGGTCAAACCTCACCGTCAGCGGCTGGTCAGCAAGGACGGACGGAGCCTGATGCAGGGCAGTGCCCCAGGCTCCAGAGAGACGTGGTTCGGGGCCCTGCGGGACATGTGGGGGACGTGGCTGGCGCTGCGGTGGCGATGGGTGGTGCTGGCATTCTGCGGCTCCTTCCTGCTTCACTGGCTGCTGTTTGCGGTGTTGTGGTACCTGCTCGCCCGTGTCAACGGAGACCTGGATGTGGCCGACCACGACTCCCCACCGCCTGGGCACGTGCTGTGCGTCAAACACGTGACGGGCTTCACCGCTGCCTTCTCTTTCGCCCTCGAGACGCAGCTGACCATCGGGTACGGTACCATGTATCCCAACGCTGACTGTCCGACCGCCATAGCGCTGCTCGCCCTGCAAATGCTGCTGGGACTCATGCTGGAGGCCTTCATCACTG GTGCATTCGTGGCTAAATTCTCCCGCCCTCAAAAGCGCTGCGGTGGTATCCTATTCAGCCCTCAGGCTGTAGTAtgtgaggtcaaaggtcaacgTTGCCTGATGTTCCGCGTCTGTAACCTGCTTCCAAGGCCACTAGTAGACGTGTGCGTGAGCGCCGTTCTCTACGAAGAGCGTGACGATCACGAACTCCACCAAACCGCAATGGAATTTAGCGTCGATAACCTGGGGCCACGACCTTGCCCTCTTTTCCTGTCACCTCTGACCTTTTATCACCCTCTAACTCCATCCAGCCCTCTAAACAATGTCCCAAACACCAAACATTTCGAGTTGGTGGTGTTCCTCACTGCTTCTCAGGAGAGCACAGGCTCCGGCTACCATAAGAGAACATCCTACCTGTCCGACGAGATCCAGTACGGCAGCTGCTTCGCCAAGGTGACGTCTCGGCACGGAAAAGGCCGGAGCAAAGCCGAAAGCATGCGGTATTTTGACACGCAGCCCTGTCCGCTCACgctcccaaacacacacaccagtgACGCACTGGAGAAAGAGCATGTAGTGGTTCAAATCAACGGAGAAGGCAGTGACCGAGTAGAGTAG